TCGAGCGCCAATATTGCCTGCATTGCCTCTCCTGACCGTCTCGCCCGCGAGTGGAGCAGACCGGTGCAAATCCAAAAGGAGTGGATTCAAGTGATTCTATCAGGATTATGGGATCAGGTCGGTTAAGCGCATGTGGAAAGGCCCGGCCGATTGCAGCCGGGCCTCGGGATAGCCATTTCCCTCTGGATTAGAGGTGATGGTGGTGGCGGTGATGATGACGGTGATGAGGGTACCCCGCAGCGTGAGCCGGGATGGCGGAACCGGCGAGCAGAACCACACCCAGCAGGCCGAGCAGCATATTGCGCATCTTCATAGATTGACCCTCCACAACACATTCGTACGTCTGTATCCGTACGTCTGTGTTGATAAACACAATAGCCCAAATTAGTTGCTGCCATGTGGCTCGATATCCACAAGCACCTCATCGCCCTCGATCTTCACCGGGAAGACGTCCACGCGCGCCCGCTCCGGAGCCGCCGCCTCCCCGGTCTTCAGACTGAAGCTCCATGAGTGCCACGGGCAGACCACGTGATCGCCCTCCAGCCAGCCCATCCCCAGCGGCCCCTGCTGGTGAGGACATAGGTTATCCACCGCTGCCAGCATCCCGCCCACGTTGGCCAGGCAGATCGCCCGCTCGCCAGCCTCGGCCTCCATTACGTTGCCCTCGGCCGGAGCTTCGGCGACTCCGCACAGCCTTACCCATTGCGCCATCTCTACTCCCTCCACATCTCTTATCTCAGCTTAAATGCTACCCTTCGAAGAGCACCCCGATGGCTCAAAAGATCAAGTCCGCCACCTCCGCAAAACCTCTGCACAACGCACCGAGCGCCTCCACTCAACCGCTCGAGGTCATCAACCCCGCATGGCTGCTGGGCGCAATCGCGGCCACCCTGCTCGGCGCGCTCTTCTGCGGTTACCTCACGCTCTGCCTGCTGGTCTACCAGGGTGAATGGCAGCTCCTGCTGCACCCCGTCGCCGGAGCGACCGCGCCGCCCGCCACCCTCGGCGTCTCTGCCTTGCGCTTCGGAGCCACCGAAGAGAGCGGACAGGCCCGCCTCTCCGGCTGGTGGATTCCCGCCGCGCCCGGCCCGCGCGACCGCTTCACCCTCCTCGTCCTGCACGACGGGTCTGGCAATCTTGCGGCCAACACTCGCACGCTCGAAGCCCTGCACGCCACCGGCCTCAACGTCTTCGCCTTCGACTACCGCGGCTTCGGAGCCAGCGATCCCTCGCACCCCGACGAGCAGCGCATGACCGAAGACGCCGACGCCGCACTGGACTACCTCATCACCACGCGCCACCTCTCTGCCTCCACGATCCTGCCCTACGGCGCGGGCCTCGGCGCGGCCCTGGCCGCCCATCTCGCCGCCCGCCACCACGAACTGCCCGCTCTGCTGATCGAGTCGCCCCAGCCCGACGTGCTCGGCATCCTGCGACGCGACCCTCGAGCGGAGCTGGTGCCGCTCTCGTTCCTCTTCCATGAGCACTTCGACCTCTCGCCGCTCACCTCGCTGGCGACTCCCAAGCTGATCCTCACGGCTGGCCCTTCTCCTGTAAACCCCGCGCCAGACGCGGATAAAGTAGACAAGCTCGCACGCGGAGCCGCATCTCCCAACCTCATCGTCCATTTAACGCCGCCCGTCAAAGACGAAGCCTACGCCGAGGCCCTGAACCGCTTTCTCGACGAATATCTCCCGCAGGGGGCAAGATAATGGTCCGCTGGCTCAACGGCTTCCAACCCTGGGGAGTCTTTCTGCTCCGCGTCGTTCTGGGCGCGGCGATGGTCTCCCACTCCTGGAGCAAGGTCTACCCGGCGGGCGGCCTCAACCACGGCCACCTCCTCAGCTCGGTCGAGCACTTCAACGACTACGTCGTCCATCTGGGGCTGCCGCGCTGGCTCGGCTACGTCTCCACCGCGACCGAGTTCGTGGGCGGATTCTCGATCCTGATCGGCCTCTTCACCCGCTTCTGGTCCCTGCTGACCGCCGGAGACCTGCTCGTAGCGCTGGTGCTGGTCAACCTGCGCCACGGCTACGAGGCGTCCGAACACACGCTGACGCTGGCCGCCATCGCGGTCATGCTGCTTCTGGCCGGGCCGGGAGCAGCGTCGCTGGATCGTCGCCTCGGACTGCACTGAAAACCCAACCACACGGTTAAAGGAGAGAAGGCGCCCGGTGTTCGGGGCGCCTTTCGTATAAGGGGGGAGTTTGTCTTGCGGATAGGGGAAGCCGGAACCGAGGGAACTGAAAGTCCGGCTGCTTTCTGGGCTACACATACTATGACGCACGGCCCAGAAATTAGTTGTGCGTTTTTTGTATATTTCTATGGAAAACAATTTGAAGAATCAAATCTGATTCCTTACAAAAAGCAACGGGATTTACTCTATCCCATCGGGACACAGATCTCAAGCCCATGCGGTGGAAAATTCGGCCCCAAAATGAGAGAACGCTCATAAATTCATCTGTCAGTAGCCTTGCTGGAGGAAAACACTCTTCCAAGTCGCCTGCCTAGCAAAATCCTCTCTATTTTCTCGTCCGAACGTTACAAAAAATTCATCAACCCCTTGAAATCCAAGGCGTCTTTCGCAGTTCGCGGCTCATTTCAACCTCTCTCAAAGCTCTATGCCACCCGTCTCCCCGGCCTCTCAGAGAGGGTATTGGGCCACCTTTAGAGAAGTTCCCTACCCCGCAATAATTTTTTCTCGCCGAAAGCCCGAAACCGGAGGAGATGATATAGAAGCTATTGGCAACTTAATCACTGCCTCCTTCCAGAAAACGGAGGGTCTCCTTCCGAAGCTACAGAATCCGGGTTGTGATGCAGGTTCACCGAGGCGAGATTCCCCCTTAGCCCAGCGATCCGGGCCAGGAAAAAAGCAAAAAGTCCTCCCGCCGGCCCAAACGAGCGATGCTCGCTTCCGACCAACGGGAGGACTTCAACGGATCATCCCACCTATACGCCCCAAGAACGGTACGAAATACTAGAAGGCGGCCAGGTCGATCATTGCTTTGTAGAGGTCGTCCGGCTGCGGCAGGATTACGTCTTCGAGCAGCGGCTGATAGGCCACGAACGTGTCCATCGCCGCCACACGCCGCACCGGCGCGTCGAGATCGTGGAACAGCTCCTCGCCAATCCTTGCGGCGATCTCCGCCCCATAGCCCCAGCTCTTCATATCCTCGTGCGCGACGATCACCTTGTTCGTCTTCCGCACCGACTCGGCAATCGCCTCCCAGTCGTACGGCGAGAGCGAGCGCAGGTCGATCAACTCAACGTCGATCTTCTTCTCGCGAAAGAGCTTCTCCGCCGCCTGCAACGCACGCGGCACCACGGCCCCATACGTCACCACGGTCAAGTCCTTGCCCGGCCGCACGATCTTCGCCTTGCCGAACGGAATGGAATACTCCGGCCCCGGGTAGGCGGCCTTGCCGATAGGCTCCCGATACAGCCGCTTGTGCTCCAGAAAGAGTACCGGGTCGTCGCAGCGGATCGCCGTCCGCAGCAGCCCCAGCGCGTCGAGCGCGTTCGACGGCATCACGATCCGCACGCCCGGCGTATGGGTAAAGATGCTCTCGCCCGACTGCGAGTGGTAGATCGAGCCGCCCGTCAGGTAGCCGCCAATGGGTACGCGCATCACCAGCGGGCAGGAGAAATCGCCGTTCGAGCGCCAGCGGATCAACGCCAGTTCGTTGCGCATCTGGTGCATCGCGGGCCAGATGTAGTCGAAGAACTGGATCTCCACCACCGGCTTCAGCCCGCGCACGGCCATGCCGATGGCGCGTCCGGTGATGTTGGCCTCGGCCAGCGGGCTGTTCCACACGCGGTCCGAGCCGAACTCCATCTGTAGCCCCGAGGTCAGCTTGAAGACGCCGCCCTTGCCCTTGACCTTGCCGTCCTTCAGGATCTCCGCGCGGGTCGCATCGGCCACGTCCT
This is a stretch of genomic DNA from Granulicella sp. WH15. It encodes these proteins:
- a CDS encoding alpha/beta fold hydrolase, which codes for MAQKIKSATSAKPLHNAPSASTQPLEVINPAWLLGAIAATLLGALFCGYLTLCLLVYQGEWQLLLHPVAGATAPPATLGVSALRFGATEESGQARLSGWWIPAAPGPRDRFTLLVLHDGSGNLAANTRTLEALHATGLNVFAFDYRGFGASDPSHPDEQRMTEDADAALDYLITTRHLSASTILPYGAGLGAALAAHLAARHHELPALLIESPQPDVLGILRRDPRAELVPLSFLFHEHFDLSPLTSLATPKLILTAGPSPVNPAPDADKVDKLARGAASPNLIVHLTPPVKDEAYAEALNRFLDEYLPQGAR
- a CDS encoding DoxX family protein, encoding MVRWLNGFQPWGVFLLRVVLGAAMVSHSWSKVYPAGGLNHGHLLSSVEHFNDYVVHLGLPRWLGYVSTATEFVGGFSILIGLFTRFWSLLTAGDLLVALVLVNLRHGYEASEHTLTLAAIAVMLLLAGPGAASLDRRLGLH
- a CDS encoding Rieske 2Fe-2S domain-containing protein; translated protein: MAQWVRLCGVAEAPAEGNVMEAEAGERAICLANVGGMLAAVDNLCPHQQGPLGMGWLEGDHVVCPWHSWSFSLKTGEAAAPERARVDVFPVKIEGDEVLVDIEPHGSN